A stretch of the Desulfobacterales bacterium genome encodes the following:
- a CDS encoding PocR ligand-binding domain-containing protein yields MKLIDIAPLEKWLELEQKINAQSGLNASVFDVEGIRITEFKRWANKLCPLIKADEKGQNYICAVAHQNIAAQAERTRQPVISECDAGLMKLVVPIFFGDKFLGVAGGCGYILGDGEVDSFMVNKTVGIDREKLKDLSAEVPMMTMEQAVAHTRFIQDEVDQIIKIHEKVG; encoded by the coding sequence ATGAAACTTATCGACATTGCACCTTTAGAAAAATGGCTTGAACTGGAACAAAAAATTAATGCACAATCCGGCTTGAATGCTTCGGTTTTTGACGTGGAAGGCATACGCATTACCGAATTTAAGCGCTGGGCCAACAAGCTCTGCCCGCTGATCAAGGCCGATGAGAAGGGGCAAAACTATATCTGTGCGGTTGCACATCAAAATATCGCTGCTCAAGCAGAGCGAACCCGACAACCGGTCATCTCAGAATGCGATGCCGGTCTGATGAAACTGGTGGTTCCCATTTTTTTTGGAGATAAATTTTTGGGAGTTGCCGGTGGTTGCGGCTATATATTGGGAGACGGTGAGGTTGATTCGTTTATGGTGAACAAAACCGTCGGTATCGACCGTGAGAAGCTAAAAGATCTGTCTGCCGAAGTTCCGATGATGACGATGGAACAAGCCGTGGCGCACACTCGGTTTATCCAGGATGAAGTGGATCAAATCATAAAGATCCACGAAAAAGTGGGATAA
- a CDS encoding dodecin family protein yields MSVAKVTEISATSSKSFDDALKAGVKRANKTLKNVKSVWIKDQQADIKNGKITQYKVLLKVTFVLTN; encoded by the coding sequence ATGTCCGTTGCCAAAGTAACCGAAATTTCTGCCACTTCTTCCAAAAGCTTTGATGATGCCCTAAAAGCCGGTGTCAAACGTGCCAACAAGACCCTAAAAAATGTTAAGAGCGTATGGATAAAGGATCAACAGGCGGATATTAAAAATGGCAAGATAACTCAATATAAGGTGCTATTGAAAGTTACGTTTGTACTTACCAATTAG